From a region of the Nicotiana tabacum cultivar K326 unplaced genomic scaffold, ASM71507v2 Un00003, whole genome shotgun sequence genome:
- the LOC107824883 gene encoding polyphenol oxidase E, chloroplastic-like translates to MASSSTLPLCTSKTPFSSSAAKYLFAKPSQLFLNGKRNQSFKVSCTGEHDGNLDAIKEGVVDRRIVLLGLGGLYGAANLVPLASAAPVPPPNLNSCGTATITDGPAVPYSCCPPKPDDMDSVPYYKIPRMSKLRKRPAAQNVTEEYIAKYQLATSKMKELDKDQLDPLGFKQQANIHCAYCNDAYTMGDKKLQVHESWLFFPFHRWYLYFYERILGSLIDDPTFALPYWNWDNPSGMRLPYMFDVEGSSLYDARRNPHVRNGTIIDLGFFGDEVKTNELQMITNNLILMYRQMITNAPCPLLFFGEPYRFGSNPEPGMGTIENIPHNPVHIWTGTVRGTDLGNGAKSYGEDMGNFYSTALDPVFFCHHANVDRLWNEWKALGGKRRDLRDKDWLNSEFFFYDENRDPWRVKVRDCLDSKKMGYDYEPTATPWRNFKPGKKSTAGKVNPSSVKPASKVFPLSNLDRAICFSIERPATSRSQQEKDEFEEILTFKGVKYDDSKYIRFDVFLNADKTVNADDINKREYAGSYTSLPHVHGPNNATHEFKPKEFNLAITELLEDCGLEDEDIIAVTVVPKKGGEVVSIHSVEIVLKDCY, encoded by the coding sequence ATGGCTTCTTCTTCTACTCTACCTTTATGCACCAGCAAAACTCCCTTTTCTTCCTCCGCCGCCAAATATTTATTTGCAAAACCCTCTCAGCTTTTCCTCAATGGAAAACGTAACCAAAGTTTCAAGGTTTCATGCACGGGCGAGCATGATGGAAACCTTGACGCAATTAAAGAAGGAGTTGTTGACCGAAGGATtgtccttttgggtttaggagggCTGTATGGCGCAGCTAATCTTGTGCCATTAGCCTCTGCTGCTCCCGTACCACCCCCCAATCTAAACTCATGTGGAACGGCCACGATAACGGATGGTCCAGCTGTACCATATAGTTGTTGCCCCCCTAAACCGGATGATATGGACAGCGTTCCATATTACAAGATCCCTCGCATGTCCAAGCTTCGTAAGCGGCCCGCTGCCCAAAACGTGACTGAGGAGTATATAGCCAAGTACCAGTTAGCCACTAGTAAAATGAAGGAATTAGACAAAGACCAACTTGATCCTCTTGGCTTCAAGCAACAAGCTAATATCCATTGTGCTTATTGCAACGATGCTTACACAATGGGTGACAAAAAGTTGCAAGTTCACGAATCGTGGCTTTTCTTCCCATTTCATAGATGGTACTTGTATTTTTACGAGAGAATCTTAGGCTCCCTCATCGATGATCCAACTTTTGCTCTGCCATATTGGAACTGGGACAATCCAAGCGGCATGCGTTTGCCTTATATGTTCGATGTCGAAGGTTCTTCCTTGTACGATGCAAGACGTAATCCACATGTCCGTAATGGAACCATAATCGATCTTGGTTTTTTCGGTGATGAAGTCAAAACTAATGAACTACAGATGATAACTAACAACTTAATTCTAATGTATCGTCAAATGATAACTAACGCTCCATGCCCGCTGTTGTTCTTCGGAGAGCCTTATAGATTCGGATCTAATCCCGAACCTGGGATGGGAACCATTGAAAACATCCCTCACAATCCGGTCCACATTTGGACTGGTACTGTGCGGGGGACGGATTTGGGTAATGGTGCGAAATCATACGGTGAGGATATGGGTAATTTCTACTCAACTGCTTTAGACCCAGTTTTTTTCTGCCACCACGCCAATGTGGACCGCTTGTGGAATGAATGGAAAGCACTAGGAGGGAAAAGAAGGGATCTAAGAGACAAAGATTGGTTAAACTCGGAGTTCTTTTTCTACGATGAAAACCGCGACCCATGGCGTGTGAAAGTCCGAGACTGTTTGGACAGTAAGAAGATGGGGTATGATTACGAACCGACAGCCACACCATGGCGTAATTTTAAGCCAGGGAAAAAGAGCACAGCGGGCAAGGTGAATCCAAGTTCAGTTAAGCCAGCCAGCAAGGTATTCCCACTCTCAAATCTGGACAGAGCCATTTGCTTTAGTATAGAGAGGCCAGCTACATCAAGGAGTCAGCAGGAGAAAGATGAATTCGAGGAGATCCTAACATTCAAGGGTGTAAAGTATGATGATAGCAAGTATATAAGGTTTGATGTGTTCCTCAATGCAGACAAGACTGTGAATGCAGATGACATTAACAAGAGAGAGTATGCAGGGAGCTATACCAGCTTGCCACATGTTCATGGACCTAATAATGCCACTCATGAGTTTAAACCAAAAGAATTCAATCTAGCCATCACTGAACTGCTTGAGGACTGTGGTTTGGAAGATGAAGACATTATTGCGGTAACTGTGGTTCCAAAGAAGGGGGGCGAAGTAGTCAGCATCCACAGTGTGGAGATTGTACTTAAGGATTGTTACTAA